From Streptomyces sp. HUAS MG91, the proteins below share one genomic window:
- the mrdA gene encoding penicillin-binding protein 2, with amino-acid sequence MTNIPETGRTPRVQIRLVVLQILVLSLLFTLGGRLWYLQVRNGDEYAKEASGNHVQQVVTPAVRGSILDSRGVALADNETRLVVSASRTDLMRMKDDGKSVLTKLAGVLGMKPKDVEEKVRLCDAKTPQPCWNGSPYQPIPITDEATPKQALQIRERGEDFPGITAEPTAVRRYAAPGKANTAQVLGYLSPVTDAEIEQAKDSESPYLRSDQVGRSGLERTYDKDLRGKAGVTRYEVDNLGRVIGRAKSDKAEPGANVVTSIDARVQRVAEYELNEAMKAARHEFDKNTGTNYKADSGAVVVMEAKTGRVVAMASNPSYDPNAWVGGISGKDYANLTGKNSNYPLLNRAIQGQAAPGSIFKVISTTAAVNAGYPFNGHYPCTSSYSIGNQVFKNFESENFGPISLGRALEVSCDTVFYGIAHNEWKKDGGLKGNKDTQDWFYKTAHQFGLGKETGIDLPNEVTGRVPDRQWKQRFWKANKDSWCKSGKKSGDYVQRLNYENCLEGNLMRAGDSVNYSIGQGDTLVTPIQMASIYAAISNGGTLHEPEVGKAIVSADGKQVHAIQPKVNAKLPFKGKTRDEIDQALAGVATRGTAAWRFGGWPQDKIPMHAKTGTAEVYGKQTTSWFASYTKDYSIVMTISQGGTGSGASGPAVRKIYDAMYGLDDKGQQNLKKALLPEPEKALPKIQKDGSIDAPTIDTYDPSKQQAPAQQELAAGLPASTYSRRD; translated from the coding sequence ATGACCAACATCCCTGAGACCGGCCGGACCCCGCGGGTCCAGATCCGTCTCGTCGTCCTCCAGATCCTCGTCCTGTCCCTCCTGTTCACGCTCGGCGGCCGCCTCTGGTACCTCCAGGTGCGCAACGGCGACGAGTACGCCAAGGAGGCGTCCGGCAACCACGTCCAGCAGGTCGTCACGCCCGCCGTGCGCGGCTCGATCCTGGACTCGCGGGGCGTGGCCCTCGCCGACAACGAGACCCGCCTCGTCGTCTCCGCCTCCCGTACCGACCTGATGCGGATGAAGGACGACGGCAAGTCCGTCCTCACCAAGCTGGCCGGCGTCCTCGGCATGAAGCCCAAGGACGTCGAGGAGAAGGTCCGGCTGTGCGACGCCAAGACGCCGCAGCCCTGCTGGAACGGCTCGCCGTACCAGCCGATCCCGATCACCGACGAGGCCACGCCCAAGCAGGCGCTCCAGATCCGCGAGCGCGGCGAGGACTTCCCCGGCATCACCGCCGAGCCCACCGCCGTGCGCCGCTACGCCGCGCCCGGCAAGGCCAACACCGCGCAGGTGCTCGGCTACCTCTCGCCGGTCACCGACGCCGAGATCGAGCAGGCGAAGGACAGCGAGTCGCCGTACCTCCGCTCCGACCAGGTCGGCCGCTCCGGCCTTGAACGCACGTACGACAAGGACCTGCGCGGCAAGGCCGGCGTCACCCGTTACGAGGTCGACAACCTCGGCCGCGTCATCGGCCGCGCCAAGAGCGACAAGGCCGAGCCGGGAGCGAACGTCGTCACCTCGATAGACGCACGGGTCCAGCGCGTCGCCGAGTACGAGCTGAACGAGGCCATGAAGGCCGCCCGCCACGAGTTCGACAAGAACACCGGCACCAACTACAAGGCCGACTCCGGCGCCGTCGTCGTGATGGAGGCCAAGACCGGCCGCGTCGTCGCCATGGCGTCCAACCCGAGCTACGACCCGAACGCCTGGGTCGGCGGCATCTCCGGCAAGGACTACGCCAACCTGACCGGCAAGAACTCCAACTACCCGCTGCTGAACCGGGCCATCCAGGGCCAGGCGGCCCCCGGCTCCATCTTCAAGGTCATCTCGACCACGGCGGCGGTCAACGCGGGCTACCCGTTCAACGGGCACTACCCGTGCACCAGCTCGTACTCCATCGGCAACCAGGTCTTCAAGAACTTCGAGTCGGAGAACTTCGGGCCGATCTCGCTCGGCCGCGCCCTGGAGGTCTCCTGCGACACCGTCTTCTACGGCATCGCCCACAACGAGTGGAAGAAGGACGGCGGCCTCAAGGGCAACAAGGACACCCAGGACTGGTTCTACAAGACCGCCCACCAGTTCGGTCTCGGCAAGGAGACCGGCATCGACCTGCCCAACGAGGTCACCGGCCGGGTCCCCGACCGCCAGTGGAAGCAGCGGTTCTGGAAGGCCAACAAGGACTCCTGGTGCAAGTCCGGCAAGAAGAGCGGCGACTACGTCCAGCGCCTCAACTACGAGAACTGCCTCGAAGGCAACCTCATGCGCGCCGGTGACTCCGTCAACTACTCCATCGGCCAGGGCGACACCCTCGTCACCCCGATCCAGATGGCGTCGATCTACGCCGCGATCTCCAACGGCGGCACCCTGCACGAGCCCGAGGTCGGCAAGGCCATCGTCAGCGCCGACGGCAAGCAGGTCCACGCGATCCAGCCCAAGGTCAACGCCAAGCTGCCGTTCAAGGGCAAGACCCGCGACGAGATAGACCAAGCACTGGCGGGAGTGGCGACCCGCGGTACGGCGGCCTGGCGCTTCGGCGGCTGGCCTCAGGACAAGATCCCGATGCACGCCAAGACCGGTACGGCGGAGGTCTACGGCAAGCAGACGACGTCCTGGTTCGCGTCCTACACCAAGGACTACTCGATCGTCATGACGATCTCCCAGGGTGGTACGGGTTCGGGCGCCTCCGGCCCGGCCGTCCGCAAGATCTACGACGCGATGTACGGCCTCGACGACAAGGGCCAGCAGAACCTGAAGAAGGCCCTGCTGCCCGAACCGGAGAAGGCCCTGCCGAAGATCCAGAAGGACGGTTCGATCGACGCCCCGACGATCGACACGTACGACCCGAGCAAGCAGCAGGCGCCGGCCCAGCAGGAGCTGGCGGCCGGGCTGCCCGCCTCGACGTACAGCAGGAGGGACTGA
- the mreD gene encoding rod shape-determining protein MreD, translating to MRFNRILLSTTLVVVALVVQVCVLARLQLPGAVPDLLLLTVLGLALVYGHVGGAFIGFGAGLLADLAPPADHAAGRYALVLCVIGYLAGLAKPETGQLRSAAGPMVVVVGAAVGTTLLYAGVGALVGDTAARHVGLGSLLFTAALYDLLLAPFVVPGVMALARRAENDPLGDSGGSGKVSDVSSGWLSAGTGLRIGNQRGGLRMKSVKARAARAGRIKGVKRL from the coding sequence ATGCGCTTCAACCGGATCCTCCTCTCCACGACCCTCGTCGTCGTCGCCCTCGTCGTCCAGGTCTGTGTCCTGGCCCGGCTCCAGCTCCCGGGCGCCGTGCCCGACCTGCTGCTGCTGACCGTCCTCGGCCTCGCGCTCGTCTACGGGCACGTCGGCGGCGCCTTCATCGGCTTCGGCGCGGGCCTGCTCGCCGACCTGGCCCCGCCCGCCGACCACGCCGCCGGGCGGTACGCCCTGGTCCTGTGCGTCATCGGCTACCTCGCGGGCCTCGCCAAGCCGGAGACCGGACAGCTGCGTTCGGCCGCCGGACCGATGGTCGTGGTGGTCGGCGCCGCCGTCGGCACCACGCTGCTGTACGCGGGCGTGGGCGCCCTCGTCGGCGACACCGCCGCCCGCCACGTCGGCCTCGGCAGCCTGCTGTTCACCGCCGCCCTCTACGACCTGCTGCTCGCGCCGTTCGTCGTGCCCGGCGTGATGGCGCTCGCCAGACGCGCCGAGAACGATCCGCTGGGCGACAGCGGCGGCTCCGGCAAGGTCTCCGACGTCTCCTCCGGCTGGCTGTCGGCCGGCACCGGTCTGCGCATCGGCAACCAGCGCGGCGGCCTGCGCATGAAGTCCGTGAAGGCGCGCGCCGCCCGCGCCGGACGCATCAAGGGGGTCAAGCGCCTGTGA
- the mreC gene encoding rod shape-determining protein MreC yields MRDTRESRLLLVLLIAIAFALITVDIRGGEDSPVDGARQAAAKVFGPVESGVAGAVDPIGNAISAVRDSDKRHDRISQLERENAALKSKLGSDDRNRSKIHQLDTMLKTAGAGQYGIKGAQVIAIGSAQGFSWTVTIDAGANDGIKRDMTVLNGDGLVGRVTTVGPGTSTILLANDPDFTVGTRMEKTDELGFATGQGDRPLRVQLLNGKAKVKKGDRLVTFGSEADKPFVPGVPVGRVVRVDPSGGDLTRTIYVTPYVGFTKLDIVGVVVQPPRSDPRDEVLPAKPAKPKPAPTVTVTVTPSAPADGVQQ; encoded by the coding sequence GTGAGGGACACACGAGAGAGCCGGCTGCTCCTGGTACTGCTGATCGCCATCGCGTTCGCGCTGATCACGGTGGACATCCGCGGAGGAGAGGACTCGCCGGTCGACGGTGCCCGTCAGGCCGCCGCCAAGGTCTTCGGCCCCGTGGAGAGCGGTGTCGCCGGCGCGGTCGATCCGATCGGCAACGCCATAAGCGCGGTCCGCGACTCGGACAAGCGGCACGACCGGATCAGCCAACTGGAGCGCGAGAACGCCGCGTTGAAGTCGAAGCTCGGCAGCGACGACCGCAACCGCAGCAAGATCCACCAGCTCGACACCATGCTGAAGACGGCGGGCGCCGGCCAGTACGGCATCAAGGGCGCCCAGGTCATCGCCATAGGGTCCGCGCAGGGCTTCTCCTGGACGGTGACCATCGACGCCGGTGCCAACGACGGCATCAAGCGCGACATGACCGTGCTGAACGGCGACGGACTCGTCGGCCGCGTCACCACCGTCGGCCCCGGCACCTCCACGATCCTCCTCGCCAACGACCCGGACTTCACCGTCGGCACCCGCATGGAGAAGACCGACGAGCTCGGCTTCGCCACCGGCCAGGGCGACCGGCCGCTGCGCGTCCAGCTCCTCAACGGCAAGGCCAAGGTGAAGAAGGGCGACCGGCTCGTCACCTTCGGCTCGGAGGCCGACAAGCCGTTCGTGCCCGGCGTGCCCGTCGGCAGGGTCGTCCGCGTCGACCCGTCCGGCGGCGACCTGACCCGCACCATCTACGTCACGCCGTACGTCGGCTTCACCAAGCTGGACATCGTGGGCGTCGTCGTCCAGCCGCCGCGCAGCGACCCGCGCGACGAGGTCCTGCCGGCCAAGCCCGCGAAGCCGAAGCCCGCGCCGACCGTGACCGTCACGGTCACCCCGTCCGCGCCCGCCGACGGCGTCCAGCAGTAA
- a CDS encoding rod shape-determining protein, translating to MSFIGRDMAVDLGTANTLVYVRGRGIVLNEPSVVAINTNTGGILAVGAEAKKMIGRTPGNIVAVRPLKDGVIADFEITERMLRYFILKIHKRRYLARPRVVVCVPSGITGVERRAVIEASSQAGARQVHIIEEPMAAAIGSGLPVHEATGNMVVDIGGGTTEVAVISLGGIVTAQSIRVAGDELDNAIIQHIKKEYSLLLGERTAEQIKITIGSAYDLDSDEHTEIRGRDLVSGLPKTVVISAAEVRKAIEEPVNAIVDAVKTTLDKCPPELSGDVMDRGIVLTGGGALLRGLDERLRRETGMPIHIAEDPLDSVALGSGKCVEEFEALQQVLDAQPRR from the coding sequence ATGTCGTTCATCGGCCGTGACATGGCTGTCGACCTCGGGACCGCCAACACGCTGGTGTACGTCAGGGGTCGCGGGATCGTGCTCAACGAACCGTCCGTGGTCGCGATCAACACCAACACCGGTGGCATTCTCGCGGTCGGCGCCGAAGCCAAGAAGATGATCGGGCGCACCCCTGGCAACATCGTCGCGGTGCGCCCGCTGAAGGACGGCGTGATCGCCGACTTCGAGATCACCGAGCGCATGCTCCGCTACTTCATCCTGAAGATCCACAAGCGGCGCTACCTCGCCCGGCCCCGAGTCGTGGTCTGCGTCCCCTCCGGCATCACCGGCGTCGAGCGCCGCGCGGTCATCGAGGCCTCCTCGCAGGCCGGTGCCCGCCAGGTGCACATCATCGAGGAGCCCATGGCCGCGGCCATCGGCTCCGGCCTCCCGGTCCACGAGGCCACGGGCAACATGGTGGTGGACATCGGCGGCGGCACCACCGAGGTCGCCGTCATCTCGCTCGGCGGAATCGTCACGGCGCAGTCCATCCGCGTCGCGGGCGACGAGCTGGACAACGCGATCATCCAGCACATCAAGAAGGAGTACTCGCTCCTCCTCGGTGAGCGGACCGCCGAGCAGATCAAGATCACGATCGGTTCCGCGTACGACCTGGACTCCGACGAACACACCGAGATCCGCGGCCGTGACCTGGTCTCCGGCCTGCCGAAGACCGTCGTCATCTCGGCGGCGGAGGTCCGCAAGGCCATCGAGGAACCGGTCAACGCGATCGTGGACGCGGTCAAGACCACCCTCGACAAGTGCCCGCCCGAGCTGTCGGGTGACGTCATGGACCGCGGCATCGTGCTCACCGGCGGCGGCGCCCTGCTGCGCGGCCTCGACGAGCGGCTGCGCCGCGAGACGGGCATGCCGATCCACATCGCCGAGGACCCGCTGGACAGCGTGGCGCTCGGTTCCGGAAAGTGTGTCGAGGAGTTCGAGGCGTTGCAGCAGGTGCTGGACGCCCAGCCGCGCAGATGA
- the ndk gene encoding nucleoside-diphosphate kinase — MTQRTLVLLKPDAVRRGLIGEIIGRIERKAGWTIGALELRELAQETLEQHYGEHKGKPFYEPLMTFMASGPVVALVVEGERVIEGVRQLAGPTDPIAAAPGSIRGDFGVIVRENLIHASDSEESAERELKIFFPNLV; from the coding sequence ATGACCCAGCGCACGCTCGTCCTGCTCAAGCCCGACGCGGTCCGCCGTGGCCTGATCGGCGAGATCATCGGCCGTATCGAGCGCAAGGCCGGCTGGACGATCGGCGCACTCGAACTGCGCGAGCTCGCCCAGGAGACGCTGGAGCAGCACTACGGCGAGCACAAGGGCAAGCCGTTCTACGAGCCGCTGATGACGTTCATGGCGTCCGGCCCGGTCGTCGCGCTGGTCGTCGAGGGCGAGCGCGTCATCGAGGGCGTCCGCCAGCTGGCCGGTCCGACCGACCCGATCGCGGCGGCCCCGGGTTCGATCCGCGGCGACTTCGGTGTCATCGTCCGGGAGAACCTGATTCACGCGTCGGACTCCGAGGAGTCGGCCGAGCGCGAGCTGAAGATTTTCTTCCCGAACCTGGTCTGA
- a CDS encoding DUF4233 domain-containing protein: MRTLCASTLIGEFFVIGFAGLVAMKDQDLSNGLVWTVCGVAMVLSVLLCGMVTRPGGVQLGWALQIALIVSGFWVPVMFFLGACFAALWWASVHFGRKVDEAKARWAQQDPTAA; encoded by the coding sequence GTGCGTACGTTGTGTGCGTCGACGTTGATCGGCGAGTTCTTCGTCATCGGGTTCGCCGGGCTGGTCGCCATGAAGGACCAGGATCTGTCGAACGGGCTGGTGTGGACGGTCTGTGGCGTCGCCATGGTGCTGAGTGTGCTGCTGTGCGGCATGGTCACCCGCCCCGGTGGCGTCCAGCTGGGCTGGGCCCTGCAGATCGCGCTGATCGTCAGTGGGTTCTGGGTGCCGGTGATGTTCTTCCTCGGTGCCTGTTTCGCGGCGCTGTGGTGGGCCTCCGTCCACTTCGGCCGCAAGGTCGACGAAGCGAAGGCCCGCTGGGCGCAGCAGGACCCGACCGCGGCCTGA
- a CDS encoding folylpolyglutamate synthase/dihydrofolate synthase family protein, whose protein sequence is MSDLPPRDSSDDHGPSDSPDAFEEIVGAETDRDPDLAVIEAGSRTLRTQGGPPQGDGIPARPQDPEVEKALRAVEADLATRWGETKLEPSVARIAALMDVLGEPQKAYPSIHITGTNGKTSTARMIEALLAAFDLRTGRYTSPHVQSITERISLDGAPIDHERFIETYEDIKPYVEMVDSQQEYRLSFFEVLTGMAYAAFADAPVDVAVVEVGMGGSWDATNVIDGSVAVITPIDLDHTDRLGSTPGEIAVEKSGIIKQDATVIMAQQPVDAAQVILKKAVERDATVAREGLEFGVVDRQIAVGGQLVTLRGLGGEYEEVFLPLHGAHQAHNAAVALAAVEAFFGIGSEHARPLDIDTIRTAFASVTSPGRLEVVRRSPTVVLDAAHNPAGARVTADAISEVFDFSRLIGVVGASGDKNVRGLLEAFEPIFAEIVVTQNSSHRAMDADELAAVAVEVFGDDRVQVEPRLDDALEAAITLAEEEGEYAGGGVLVTGSVITVGEARLLLLGKD, encoded by the coding sequence GTGAGTGACCTCCCCCCGCGCGACAGCAGCGACGACCACGGCCCCAGCGACAGCCCGGACGCCTTCGAGGAGATCGTGGGCGCCGAGACCGACCGTGACCCGGACCTCGCGGTCATCGAGGCGGGCAGCCGCACCCTGCGCACGCAGGGCGGCCCCCCGCAGGGCGACGGCATCCCGGCCCGGCCGCAGGACCCGGAGGTGGAGAAGGCGCTGCGGGCGGTCGAGGCGGACCTGGCCACGCGGTGGGGCGAGACCAAGCTGGAGCCGTCGGTGGCCCGCATCGCGGCGCTGATGGACGTGCTCGGCGAGCCGCAGAAGGCGTACCCGTCGATCCACATCACGGGGACGAACGGCAAGACGTCGACCGCCCGCATGATCGAGGCCCTGCTGGCCGCCTTCGACCTGCGCACCGGCCGCTACACCTCGCCCCACGTGCAGTCGATCACCGAGCGGATCAGCCTGGACGGCGCGCCGATCGACCACGAGCGCTTCATCGAGACGTACGAGGACATCAAGCCGTACGTCGAGATGGTCGACTCCCAGCAGGAGTACCGGCTGTCCTTCTTCGAGGTGCTCACCGGGATGGCCTACGCGGCCTTCGCGGACGCCCCCGTCGACGTCGCGGTCGTCGAGGTCGGCATGGGCGGCAGCTGGGACGCGACGAACGTCATCGACGGCTCCGTCGCGGTCATCACCCCCATCGACCTCGACCACACCGACCGCCTGGGCTCCACGCCCGGCGAGATCGCGGTGGAGAAGTCCGGGATCATCAAGCAGGACGCCACCGTGATCATGGCGCAGCAGCCGGTGGACGCGGCGCAGGTGATCCTGAAGAAGGCCGTCGAGAGGGACGCCACGGTCGCCCGCGAGGGCCTCGAGTTCGGCGTGGTGGACCGGCAGATCGCCGTCGGCGGCCAGCTCGTCACGCTGCGCGGGCTGGGCGGCGAGTACGAGGAGGTGTTCCTCCCGCTGCACGGCGCCCACCAGGCGCACAACGCGGCGGTGGCGCTCGCCGCCGTCGAGGCGTTCTTCGGCATCGGCTCGGAGCACGCACGTCCGCTGGACATCGACACGATCCGTACGGCGTTCGCGTCCGTCACCTCGCCGGGCCGCCTGGAAGTCGTACGCCGGTCGCCGACCGTCGTGCTCGACGCCGCGCACAACCCCGCGGGCGCGCGGGTCACCGCCGACGCCATCAGCGAGGTCTTCGACTTCAGCCGGCTCATCGGGGTGGTCGGCGCCAGCGGCGACAAGAACGTACGGGGGCTGCTCGAGGCCTTCGAGCCGATCTTCGCGGAGATCGTCGTCACCCAGAACTCCAGCCACCGCGCCATGGACGCCGATGAGCTGGCGGCCGTCGCGGTCGAGGTCTTCGGTGACGACCGGGTGCAGGTCGAGCCGCGGCTCGACGACGCGCTGGAGGCCGCGATCACGCTGGCCGAGGAAGAGGGCGAGTACGCGGGTGGCGGCGTGCTCGTCACCGGGTCCGTGATCACCGTCGGGGAAGCCCGGCTGCTGTTGCTCGGGAAGGACTGA
- a CDS encoding rod shape-determining protein: MDIGIDLGTANTLLYVRGQGIVLNEPSVVAVKQGGKHGSVLAVGTEAKETIGRTPGSITAIRPLRDGVISDYEAAEQMIRHFVRKVAPGRRPRTRMVVCVPSGVTPVERRAIVHAAQSSGARAVHLIEEPMAAAIGAGLPVAEPRGSMVVDIGGGTTEVAVISLGGVVTAQSLRVGGDRLDEAITDHVRKEHGLLIGERTAEDIKVAIGSAWPVPGEDAFEMRAFTVRGREKVAGLPKTVELTVREVRSALDEPVEAVISAVKATLEECPPELSGDVMEHGIVLTGGGALLPGLDLRLASATGIPVFVAEEPLDSVALGCGKCVEDFDGLERMLGAA; this comes from the coding sequence ATGGACATAGGTATCGATCTCGGCACCGCCAACACTCTTCTCTACGTACGCGGTCAGGGGATCGTGCTGAACGAACCGTCGGTGGTCGCCGTCAAGCAGGGCGGCAAACACGGTTCCGTGCTCGCCGTCGGCACCGAGGCGAAGGAGACCATCGGGCGCACCCCGGGCTCCATCACCGCCATCCGGCCCCTGCGCGACGGGGTCATCAGCGACTACGAGGCGGCCGAGCAGATGATCCGGCACTTCGTCCGCAAGGTCGCCCCGGGCCGCCGGCCCCGTACCCGGATGGTCGTCTGCGTGCCCAGCGGGGTCACGCCCGTCGAGCGGCGGGCCATCGTGCACGCCGCGCAGAGCTCGGGGGCGCGGGCCGTCCATCTGATCGAGGAGCCGATGGCGGCGGCGATCGGGGCCGGGCTGCCGGTGGCGGAGCCGCGCGGGTCGATGGTGGTCGACATCGGCGGCGGGACCACCGAGGTCGCCGTCATCTCGCTGGGCGGGGTCGTCACGGCACAGTCGCTGCGGGTGGGCGGTGACCGTCTGGATGAGGCCATCACCGATCACGTGCGCAAGGAGCACGGGCTGCTGATCGGGGAGCGCACCGCCGAGGACATCAAGGTCGCGATCGGGTCGGCGTGGCCGGTGCCCGGCGAGGACGCCTTCGAGATGCGGGCGTTCACCGTGCGGGGGCGGGAGAAGGTGGCCGGGCTGCCGAAGACCGTGGAGCTGACGGTGCGCGAGGTGCGCTCCGCGCTGGACGAGCCCGTGGAGGCGGTCATCTCGGCGGTGAAGGCCACCCTGGAGGAGTGTCCGCCGGAGCTGTCCGGAGACGTCATGGAGCACGGGATCGTGCTGACCGGTGGGGGTGCGCTGCTGCCCGGGCTCGATCTGCGACTGGCTTCCGCCACGGGGATTCCGGTGTTCGTCGCCGAGGAGCCGTTGGACAGTGTCGCGCTCGGGTGCGGGAAGTGTGTGGAGGACTTCGACGGGCTGGAGCGGATGCTGGGGGCCGCCTAG
- a CDS encoding valine--tRNA ligase, producing the protein MTENSQQQHSAPTTELPTQYAPAEVEETLYERWVDRGYFTADAKSEKPPYTIVIPPPNVTGSLHLGHAFQHTLMDALTRRKRMQGFEALWLPGMDHAGIATQNKVEQQLAEEGKSRHDIGREAFVAKTWEWKEQYGGRILGQMRRLGDGVDWSRERFTMDEGLSSAVQTIFKRLYDDELIYRAERIINWCPRCLTAISDIEVDYQDDDGELVSLKYGEGDETVVVATTRVETMLGDTAVAVHPDDERYAHLIGKRIKLPLTDRTIPVVADTHVDPEFGTGAVKVTPAHDPNDFAIGQRHDLEFMTIMDERGVITVPGPFQGLDRFEARSAIVDALRQQGRVVAEKRPYVHSVGHCSRCRTTIEPRLSLQWWVKVETLAKAAGDAVRDGRVTLHPKEMEKRYFDWVDNLNDWCISRQLWWGHRIPVWYGPNGEVVCVGPDEQPPGTEAEGWKQDEDVLDTWFSSGLWPFSTLGWPERTPDLEKFYSTDVLLTGHDIIFFWVVRMMMFGLYAMDGEVPFKTVALTGLVRDENGKKMSKSFGNVVDPLDWMDKYGSDALRFTLARGANPGTDVPIGEDWVQASRNFANKIWNATRFALMNGATIEGPLPEPSEMTATDRWILSRLNKTVAEVDAFYDDYQFAKLSDALYHYAWDEVFDWYVELSKTTFMAGGEPAKVSGRVLGEVLDVTLRLLHPIVPFVTETLWTTLTGRESVVIADWPKDSGFRDEAAEKEIETVQRVVTEVRRFKGDQGLKAGQRVPARLTLDGTALAAHEPAIRQLLKLQPAGEEFQATATLPVAGAEVALDLSGAIDVAAERKRLAKDLAAAEKDKAQAEGKLGNEKFLGKAPEKVVDGIRARLAKADEDIARIQAQLERLPQA; encoded by the coding sequence GTGACCGAGAACTCTCAGCAGCAGCACTCAGCGCCCACCACCGAACTGCCGACCCAGTACGCGCCGGCCGAGGTAGAGGAGACGCTGTACGAGCGCTGGGTAGACCGGGGCTATTTCACGGCGGACGCCAAGAGTGAGAAGCCGCCGTACACGATCGTCATCCCGCCGCCGAACGTCACGGGCTCGCTCCACCTGGGCCACGCCTTCCAGCACACGCTCATGGACGCCCTCACCCGCCGCAAGCGCATGCAGGGCTTCGAGGCGCTGTGGCTGCCCGGCATGGACCACGCCGGCATCGCGACGCAGAACAAGGTCGAGCAGCAGCTCGCCGAGGAGGGCAAGTCGCGGCACGACATCGGCCGCGAGGCCTTCGTCGCGAAGACGTGGGAGTGGAAGGAGCAGTACGGCGGCCGGATCCTCGGCCAGATGCGCCGCCTCGGCGACGGCGTCGACTGGTCGCGCGAGCGCTTCACGATGGACGAGGGCCTCTCCAGCGCCGTCCAGACCATCTTCAAGCGGCTCTACGACGACGAGCTGATCTACCGCGCCGAGCGCATCATCAACTGGTGCCCGCGCTGCCTGACCGCCATCTCGGACATCGAGGTGGACTACCAGGACGACGACGGCGAGCTGGTCTCGCTGAAGTACGGCGAGGGAGACGAGACGGTCGTCGTCGCGACCACCCGTGTCGAGACGATGCTGGGCGACACCGCGGTCGCCGTCCACCCGGACGACGAGCGGTACGCGCACCTCATCGGCAAGCGCATCAAGCTGCCGCTGACCGACCGGACCATTCCCGTCGTCGCGGACACCCACGTCGACCCGGAGTTCGGCACCGGCGCCGTGAAGGTCACGCCCGCCCACGACCCGAACGACTTCGCGATCGGCCAGCGGCACGACCTCGAATTCATGACGATCATGGACGAGCGCGGGGTCATCACGGTCCCCGGCCCGTTCCAGGGTCTGGACCGGTTCGAGGCGCGCTCCGCGATCGTCGACGCGCTGCGCCAGCAGGGCCGTGTCGTCGCCGAGAAGCGCCCGTACGTCCACTCCGTCGGTCACTGCTCGCGCTGCCGCACCACCATCGAGCCGCGCCTGTCGCTCCAGTGGTGGGTCAAGGTCGAGACGCTGGCCAAGGCCGCCGGTGACGCCGTCCGCGACGGCCGGGTCACCCTCCACCCCAAGGAGATGGAGAAGCGGTACTTCGACTGGGTCGACAACCTCAACGACTGGTGCATCTCGCGCCAGCTGTGGTGGGGCCACCGCATCCCGGTCTGGTACGGGCCGAACGGCGAGGTCGTCTGCGTCGGCCCCGACGAGCAGCCGCCCGGCACCGAGGCCGAGGGCTGGAAGCAGGACGAGGACGTCCTCGACACCTGGTTCTCGTCCGGCCTGTGGCCGTTCTCCACGCTCGGCTGGCCCGAGCGGACGCCGGACCTGGAGAAGTTCTACTCCACCGACGTCCTGCTCACCGGCCACGACATCATCTTCTTCTGGGTCGTCCGGATGATGATGTTCGGTCTCTACGCGATGGACGGCGAGGTCCCCTTCAAGACGGTCGCCCTGACCGGTCTCGTCCGCGACGAGAACGGCAAGAAGATGTCGAAGTCCTTCGGCAACGTGGTGGACCCGCTGGACTGGATGGACAAGTACGGCTCGGACGCGCTCCGCTTCACGCTGGCGCGCGGCGCGAACCCGGGCACGGACGTCCCGATCGGCGAGGACTGGGTCCAGGCCTCCCGGAACTTCGCCAACAAGATCTGGAACGCCACGCGCTTCGCGCTGATGAACGGCGCGACGATCGAGGGCCCGCTGCCGGAGCCGTCCGAGATGACGGCCACCGACCGCTGGATCCTGTCCCGGCTGAACAAGACGGTGGCCGAGGTCGACGCGTTCTACGACGACTACCAGTTCGCCAAGCTCTCCGACGCGCTCTACCACTACGCGTGGGACGAGGTCTTCGACTGGTACGTCGAGCTGTCGAAGACGACGTTCATGGCGGGCGGCGAGCCGGCCAAGGTGTCGGGCCGGGTCCTCGGTGAGGTCCTGGACGTCACGCTGCGCCTGCTGCACCCGATCGTCCCGTTCGTCACCGAGACGCTGTGGACGACGCTCACCGGGCGCGAGTCCGTCGTGATCGCCGACTGGCCGAAGGACTCGGGCTTCCGCGACGAGGCGGCCGAGAAGGAGATCGAGACGGTCCAGCGGGTCGTCACCGAGGTCCGCCGCTTCAAGGGCGACCAGGGCCTGAAGGCCGGCCAGCGCGTTCCGGCCCGCCTGACCCTGGACGGTACGGCGCTCGCCGCGCACGAGCCGGCCATCCGCCAGCTGCTCAAGCTGCAGCCGGCGGGGGAGGAGTTCCAGGCGACGGCGACCCTGCCGGTCGCCGGGGCCGAGGTCGCGCTCGACCTGTCCGGTGCGATCGACGTGGCGGCGGAGCGCAAGCGCCTCGCCAAGGACCTCGCGGCGGCCGAGAAGGACAAGGCGCAGGCCGAGGGCAAGCTGGGCAACGAGAAGTTCCTCGGCAAGGCTCCGGAGAAGGTCGTCGACGGCATCCGGGCCCGGCTGGCCAAGGCGGACGAGGACATCGCCCGCATCCAGGCCCAGCTGGAGCGCCTGCCGCAGGCGTGA